One Pyrus communis chromosome 4, drPyrComm1.1, whole genome shotgun sequence genomic region harbors:
- the LOC137730921 gene encoding putative inactive cadmium/zinc-transporting ATPase HMA3 isoform X1, with amino-acid sequence MASARVKEKVAAKKFQKTYFDVLGLCCSSEVPLIENILKPLEGVKEVSVIVPSRTVIVVHDILLISQLQIVKALNQARLEANVRVYGAGDSYKKTWPSPYAIGSGVLLVLSFLKYTYRPLGWLALGAVALGIFPIAMKGFASIRNFRFHDINILVIIAVVGTIALKDYTEAASIVFLFIIAEWLQSCAGYRAKAVMSSLMSMAPQKAVLAENGEVVDVDEVKLNTILAVKAGEVIPIDGIVVEGKSEVDEKTLTGESYPVAKEKDSTVWAGTINLNGYISVKTTALAEDCAVAKMAKLVEEAQNSKTRTQRFIDKCAMFYTPAVLVISVSIAVIPAALHVHNWSKWFHLALVVLVSACPCGLILSTPVVTFCTLTKAATSGLLIKGGDYVEILAKVKIMAFDKTGTITRGEFVVMDFQSLRDDISLNTLLYWVASIERKSSHPMADALVDYGRSLSIEPKPENVEEFQNFPGEGIHGKIDGQDIYIGNRKIALRAACEIVPTTEGSNGGKTIGYIYSGGTPAGVFTISDACRSGAAEAIRELKKLGIKTAMLTGDSNAASLHTNEQLKQALEVVHAELLPEDKARIVKEFKTEGNTAMVGDGINDAPALATADIGISMGISGSALAQETGNIILLSNDIRKLPKAVRLARKANRKVVENVVLSITTKVGILALGFAGHPLVWAAVLADVGTCMLVIFNSMLLLQGTQKHGGSTSAPHAHKHGSHGHSLSHKNQHCCSDSKPVKACKPQKCSSQCQPTPLNSSLPCMLKCSDDLRKARHCDEASCMKVNKDLESQNKHNHGFLSHHNLSSCAEGDKIHEAKHCDGSASSLVEIPKLTSKGHCHSTHCSKEHSTKESDGVHEEKHCNHSIFSLDESKRLTDSDISHSRNCGKERSRKEGDAIHEPKHCNHSAFSMEECQKLTSTGHCHSTHRGKDHIHNEALGETFATSCDHQRHCNLDENSPPYTTIDIVTGCDQAESAPTKSCIGSGTMEKEACSSESVAIQACVLEKREVGGCCKSYMKECCGSHGHIGSSFKGCLSEITIE; translated from the exons ATGGCTTCTGCCCGGGTCAAAGAAAAGGTAGCAGCCAAAAAGTTTCAGAAGACCTACTTTGATGTCTTGGGGTTGTGCTGCTCTTCAGAAGTTCCACTCATAGAGAATATCCTCAAGCCTCTTGAAGGTGTGAAAGAGGTTTCAGTGATTGTGCCTTCCAGAACTGTAATTGTTGTCCATGATATCCTCCTCATTTCCCAGCTTCAAATTG TTAAGGCATTAAACCAAGCAAGGTTAGAAGCAAATGTGAGAGTGTATGGGGCAGGGGACAGTTACAAGAAAACGTGGCCAAGTCCATATGCAATTGGTAGTGGCGTGTTACTTGTTCTATCATTTCTCAAGTATACGTATCGGCCATTAGGGTGGTTGGCCCTTGGAGCGGTGGCCCTTGGCATTTTTCCCATTGCTATGAAAGGTTTTGCATCGATTCGAAATTTCAGGTTTCATGACATCAACATTCTTGTTATCATTGCCG TGGTTGGAACAATTGCTTTGAAGGACTATACCGAAGCTGCCTCTATTGTCTTTCTGTTCATCATTGCAGAGTGGCTTCAGTCTTGTGCAGGATACAGG GCGAAAGCAGTGATGTCGTCGTTGATGAGCATGGCGCCCCAAAAAGCAGTCTTAGCTGAGAATGGAGAAGTTGTGGATGTTGATGAGGTTAAGTTGAACACAATTCTTGCTGTTAAGGCCGGTGAAGTTATACCGATTGATGGAATAGTTGTTGAAGGAAAAAGCGAAGTGGATGAGAAAACACTAACCGGGGAATCCTATCCAGTAGCCAAAGAAAAGGACTCCACTGTTTGGGCGGGCACTATCAATCTTAATG GTTATATTAGTGTTAAAACTACAGCGTTAGCTGAAGATTGTGCGGTCGCCAAAATGGCCAAACTCGTTGAAGAGGCTCAAAACAGCAAAACCAGAACTCAAAGATTCATTGACAAATGCGCAATGTTCTATACCCCAG CGGTCCTAGTCATATCCGTATCTATCGCAGTGATTCCGGCAGCATTACATGTTCACAATTGGAGCAAGTGGTTTCACTTAGCTTTGGTTGTTTTAGTGAGTGCATGTCCTTGCGGCCTCATCCTCTCTACACCCGTTGTGACTTTTTGCACACTCACAAAGGCAGCAACATCCGGACTGCTAATCAAAGGAGGTGACTACGTTGAGATCCTTGCTAAAGTCAAGATCATGGCTTTTGACAAAACTGGGACAATAACAAGGGGTGAATTTGTGGTGATGGATTTTCAATCTCTTCGTGATGACATTAGCTTGAACACATTGCTTTACTG GGTTGCAAGCATTGAGAGGAAGTCCAGTCATCCAATGGCAGATGCGCTGGTTGACTATGGAAGATCGCTTTCGATTGAGCCAAAACCTGAAAATGTGGAggagtttcaaaattttcccgGGGAAGGTATCCATGGGAAAATTGATGGACAAGATATCTACATTGGAAACAGAAAAATAGCTTTACGAGCTGCTTGTGAAATAG TTCCTACAACTGAAGGTTCTAATGGTGGGAAAACGATTGGATACATATACTCTGGAGGAACCCCAGCCGGAGTCTTTACAATATCTGATGCTTGTCGATCTGGGGCCGCAGAGGCTATCAGAGAGTTGAAGAAGTTGGGTATTAAAACAGCTATGCTCACTGGAGATAGTAATGCTGCCTCATTGCATACAAATGAACAG CTTAAGCAAGCTCTCGAGGTAGTACATGCAGAACTTCTACCTGAAGATAAGGCAAGAATCGTTAAAGAATTTAAAACGGAAGGGAATACAGCAATGGTTGGAGACGGTATCAATGATGCCCCTGCATTAGCCACAGCGGATATTGGTATCTCAATGGGCATTTCAGGATCAGCCCTTGCTCAAGAAACTGGGAATATAATTTTACTGTCAAATGACATTAGGAAACTACCAAAAGCAGTCCGACTGGCGAGAAAAGCTAATAGAAAAGTGGTTGAGAATGTTGTTTTGTCAATCACTACTAAGGTTGGTATCCTTGCACTGGGATTTGCAGGGCATCCGCTCGTTTGGGCTGCGGTTCTTGCTGATGTTGGGACATGCATGCTTGTTATATTCAATAGCATGCTACTCTTACAAGGAACCCAAAAGCATGGAGGGAGTACTTCTGCACCACATGCCCATAAACATGGAAGCCATGGACATAGCCTCTCTCACAAAAACCAACATTGTTGCTCAGATAGCAAACCTGTGAAAGCCTGTAAACCTCAAAAGTGTTCATCGCAGTGCCAGCCTACTCCCTTGAATTCAAGCTTGCCGTGTATGCTTAAGTGCAGTGATGACTTACGCAAGGCAAGACACTGTGATGAAGCAAGCTGCATGAAAGTCAATAAAGATCTTGAGTCACAGAATAAACACAATCATGGTTTTTTGAGTCATCATAATTTGAGCTCATGTGCAGAAGGTGATAAAATTCACGAGGCAAAACACTGCGATGGTTCTGCTTCTTCTTTGGTGGAAATTCCAAAGTTGACAAGTAAAGGTCATTGCCACTCAACGCACTGCAGCAAAGAGCACAGCACAAAGGAAAGTGATGGAGTCCATGAGGAAAAACACTGCAATCATTCTATCTTTTCTTTGGATGAAAGCAAAAGATTGACAGATAGTGACATTTCCCACTCAAGAAACTGTGGAAAGGAGCGTAGTAGAAAGGAAGGTGATGCAATACACGAGCCAAAACACTGCAACCATTCTGCTTTTTCAATGGAGGAATGCCAAAAATTGACAAGTACTGGTCATTGCCACTCAACTCACCGTGGCAAAGATCATATTCACAATGAAGCGTTAGGAGAGACGTTTGCCACAAGCTGTGATCATCAGCGTCACTGTAATCTAGATGAAAACTCGCCTCCTTATACGACTATTGATATTGTAACGGGTTGTGACCAAGCCGAATCAGCCCCAACGAAATCTTGCATTGGCTCAGGGACAATGGAAAAGGAAGCGTGCTCCTCGGAATCAGTAGCAATTCAAGCTTGTGTGTTAGAGAAAAGAGAAGTCGGTGGGTGCTGCAAAAGCTACATGAAGGAATGCTGTGGTAGTCATGGGCATATTGGTTCCAGCTTTAAGGGTTGTTTATCAGAAATCACAATTGAATAG
- the LOC137730921 gene encoding cadmium/zinc-transporting ATPase HMA3-like isoform X2 — protein MKGFASIRNFRFHDINILVIIAVVGTIALKDYTEAASIVFLFIIAEWLQSCAGYRAKAVMSSLMSMAPQKAVLAENGEVVDVDEVKLNTILAVKAGEVIPIDGIVVEGKSEVDEKTLTGESYPVAKEKDSTVWAGTINLNGYISVKTTALAEDCAVAKMAKLVEEAQNSKTRTQRFIDKCAMFYTPAVLVISVSIAVIPAALHVHNWSKWFHLALVVLVSACPCGLILSTPVVTFCTLTKAATSGLLIKGGDYVEILAKVKIMAFDKTGTITRGEFVVMDFQSLRDDISLNTLLYWVASIERKSSHPMADALVDYGRSLSIEPKPENVEEFQNFPGEGIHGKIDGQDIYIGNRKIALRAACEIVPTTEGSNGGKTIGYIYSGGTPAGVFTISDACRSGAAEAIRELKKLGIKTAMLTGDSNAASLHTNEQLKQALEVVHAELLPEDKARIVKEFKTEGNTAMVGDGINDAPALATADIGISMGISGSALAQETGNIILLSNDIRKLPKAVRLARKANRKVVENVVLSITTKVGILALGFAGHPLVWAAVLADVGTCMLVIFNSMLLLQGTQKHGGSTSAPHAHKHGSHGHSLSHKNQHCCSDSKPVKACKPQKCSSQCQPTPLNSSLPCMLKCSDDLRKARHCDEASCMKVNKDLESQNKHNHGFLSHHNLSSCAEGDKIHEAKHCDGSASSLVEIPKLTSKGHCHSTHCSKEHSTKESDGVHEEKHCNHSIFSLDESKRLTDSDISHSRNCGKERSRKEGDAIHEPKHCNHSAFSMEECQKLTSTGHCHSTHRGKDHIHNEALGETFATSCDHQRHCNLDENSPPYTTIDIVTGCDQAESAPTKSCIGSGTMEKEACSSESVAIQACVLEKREVGGCCKSYMKECCGSHGHIGSSFKGCLSEITIE, from the exons ATGAAAGGTTTTGCATCGATTCGAAATTTCAGGTTTCATGACATCAACATTCTTGTTATCATTGCCG TGGTTGGAACAATTGCTTTGAAGGACTATACCGAAGCTGCCTCTATTGTCTTTCTGTTCATCATTGCAGAGTGGCTTCAGTCTTGTGCAGGATACAGG GCGAAAGCAGTGATGTCGTCGTTGATGAGCATGGCGCCCCAAAAAGCAGTCTTAGCTGAGAATGGAGAAGTTGTGGATGTTGATGAGGTTAAGTTGAACACAATTCTTGCTGTTAAGGCCGGTGAAGTTATACCGATTGATGGAATAGTTGTTGAAGGAAAAAGCGAAGTGGATGAGAAAACACTAACCGGGGAATCCTATCCAGTAGCCAAAGAAAAGGACTCCACTGTTTGGGCGGGCACTATCAATCTTAATG GTTATATTAGTGTTAAAACTACAGCGTTAGCTGAAGATTGTGCGGTCGCCAAAATGGCCAAACTCGTTGAAGAGGCTCAAAACAGCAAAACCAGAACTCAAAGATTCATTGACAAATGCGCAATGTTCTATACCCCAG CGGTCCTAGTCATATCCGTATCTATCGCAGTGATTCCGGCAGCATTACATGTTCACAATTGGAGCAAGTGGTTTCACTTAGCTTTGGTTGTTTTAGTGAGTGCATGTCCTTGCGGCCTCATCCTCTCTACACCCGTTGTGACTTTTTGCACACTCACAAAGGCAGCAACATCCGGACTGCTAATCAAAGGAGGTGACTACGTTGAGATCCTTGCTAAAGTCAAGATCATGGCTTTTGACAAAACTGGGACAATAACAAGGGGTGAATTTGTGGTGATGGATTTTCAATCTCTTCGTGATGACATTAGCTTGAACACATTGCTTTACTG GGTTGCAAGCATTGAGAGGAAGTCCAGTCATCCAATGGCAGATGCGCTGGTTGACTATGGAAGATCGCTTTCGATTGAGCCAAAACCTGAAAATGTGGAggagtttcaaaattttcccgGGGAAGGTATCCATGGGAAAATTGATGGACAAGATATCTACATTGGAAACAGAAAAATAGCTTTACGAGCTGCTTGTGAAATAG TTCCTACAACTGAAGGTTCTAATGGTGGGAAAACGATTGGATACATATACTCTGGAGGAACCCCAGCCGGAGTCTTTACAATATCTGATGCTTGTCGATCTGGGGCCGCAGAGGCTATCAGAGAGTTGAAGAAGTTGGGTATTAAAACAGCTATGCTCACTGGAGATAGTAATGCTGCCTCATTGCATACAAATGAACAG CTTAAGCAAGCTCTCGAGGTAGTACATGCAGAACTTCTACCTGAAGATAAGGCAAGAATCGTTAAAGAATTTAAAACGGAAGGGAATACAGCAATGGTTGGAGACGGTATCAATGATGCCCCTGCATTAGCCACAGCGGATATTGGTATCTCAATGGGCATTTCAGGATCAGCCCTTGCTCAAGAAACTGGGAATATAATTTTACTGTCAAATGACATTAGGAAACTACCAAAAGCAGTCCGACTGGCGAGAAAAGCTAATAGAAAAGTGGTTGAGAATGTTGTTTTGTCAATCACTACTAAGGTTGGTATCCTTGCACTGGGATTTGCAGGGCATCCGCTCGTTTGGGCTGCGGTTCTTGCTGATGTTGGGACATGCATGCTTGTTATATTCAATAGCATGCTACTCTTACAAGGAACCCAAAAGCATGGAGGGAGTACTTCTGCACCACATGCCCATAAACATGGAAGCCATGGACATAGCCTCTCTCACAAAAACCAACATTGTTGCTCAGATAGCAAACCTGTGAAAGCCTGTAAACCTCAAAAGTGTTCATCGCAGTGCCAGCCTACTCCCTTGAATTCAAGCTTGCCGTGTATGCTTAAGTGCAGTGATGACTTACGCAAGGCAAGACACTGTGATGAAGCAAGCTGCATGAAAGTCAATAAAGATCTTGAGTCACAGAATAAACACAATCATGGTTTTTTGAGTCATCATAATTTGAGCTCATGTGCAGAAGGTGATAAAATTCACGAGGCAAAACACTGCGATGGTTCTGCTTCTTCTTTGGTGGAAATTCCAAAGTTGACAAGTAAAGGTCATTGCCACTCAACGCACTGCAGCAAAGAGCACAGCACAAAGGAAAGTGATGGAGTCCATGAGGAAAAACACTGCAATCATTCTATCTTTTCTTTGGATGAAAGCAAAAGATTGACAGATAGTGACATTTCCCACTCAAGAAACTGTGGAAAGGAGCGTAGTAGAAAGGAAGGTGATGCAATACACGAGCCAAAACACTGCAACCATTCTGCTTTTTCAATGGAGGAATGCCAAAAATTGACAAGTACTGGTCATTGCCACTCAACTCACCGTGGCAAAGATCATATTCACAATGAAGCGTTAGGAGAGACGTTTGCCACAAGCTGTGATCATCAGCGTCACTGTAATCTAGATGAAAACTCGCCTCCTTATACGACTATTGATATTGTAACGGGTTGTGACCAAGCCGAATCAGCCCCAACGAAATCTTGCATTGGCTCAGGGACAATGGAAAAGGAAGCGTGCTCCTCGGAATCAGTAGCAATTCAAGCTTGTGTGTTAGAGAAAAGAGAAGTCGGTGGGTGCTGCAAAAGCTACATGAAGGAATGCTGTGGTAGTCATGGGCATATTGGTTCCAGCTTTAAGGGTTGTTTATCAGAAATCACAATTGAATAG